The window TACCTGCCTCCTGAGGAACTTTCCGTGGCTCCCACCATGCTGGAGAATTGTGGGGAAAGTGCCAGCAGAATTACCCCACATTGATGGAACAACAGACCCACTGTCAGCCTGGCCTTGTACTTGCAAAGAACTTATATCCATTTCCTTCCCGCAGCCATCCTGTGAGGTGgaattattagccccattttacagaacagGAAGCTGTGACTCCTTGAAGCCTAGTGATTTGACCAAGGCCACCCAGAGAGAAAGTGACCGTCGGGCTCTTTGCTTGGCTTTGCCCCACACAAACCTGTAACAGCCAGACAGGTCCTGCATGGATTTGGTGAACAGGCAGGGCCTGCTTTTAAATGCTCATCTGTGGCTCTTCATGTATTCAGTCTTCATTGCTCTTTGCAGCCCTGTGGAATAGGCAGGGCATGGGGTGAGTATTTCACAAAGAGGacactgagcctcagagaagaTAATGTCTTGCCCCTGCTCTCACAGCTGATCGGAGGGGAGCCTGGTTTTGGATCCAGGTCTTTGACCATATTCCACGCTCACTGACAGCCAGGCAGACAGACATTTAGACTCAGTGAGAGGCAGCAGGGGGCTACTGCGGGGTGGAAGGGTCCTGCCCAGCTCCTAAGATGGAGCTTGGAGGTACTAGGCTCAGGCCTGAGGTGGCCATTGTTATCCCAGGCCCAATCTGGAGGAGGACCAACTCTAGCACCTGGCCGTGGCCTCCTGAGGACCCACCAGGGGCCCAGGCTGAGGCTGGTCGCGTCAAGAGCTTTTGCTTGCTCAGAGGGTACGGAGGCTCAAAACCTTGGAACTACAGAGGCCTGGGAGCTGAATTTGCTCTTGTGAAAAACATCAGCACATTAGAACGGCCGAAGGTTTTGAATCGGGTGGTCTTCAGTATGAAGTATAGCTTTGTCACCTATAAACAGTGTGACCCTGGTCAAGTCACTCTACATCTCCAAGTCTTTGAAATCCTTACGGAGCCTGCATGAGATTCTTCATATCCAGGGGCAGGGTCTGGTGCTTTGGTCAGCAGTGTTCGTTGTGGACGTGAAGGTGAGCAGGTGTGAGCCCTGAGAGGGCTGGTGATGTGCTGCAGGTGACAGCTGGGGCCTGGTTCCCACGCTGTGCTAAGGCCTTGCTGGGCACTGAGGTAGGTTGCGACCCAGAGTCTGTGGAAGGGGCTGGTATAAAGTCTCAGGAAATTGGGCCCCCGAGGTTCCAATTCAGCCACTCTCCAGCTTTGTGACCTCGATTCTGCCCCTTTGTTTTGTAAAGCGTCAGTTTCTTTGTCAGATGAGGATGGAAAGAACCTCCCAAATCAGTTGGAAAGGTCATTATAAGCAGTCATGTGGCGGATGTTTGGCACAAGATGCAGTACAGGTGGGAGAGCCTGGCTGCTGTTTGGCCCCTTGGGCCACCGCCAGCGCCTCCTACCATTCCTGGAAACCGAGGCACACCTCCCTGGAGCCACCTTAGTCGTACAGAGCGCCCTAAGCCCAGGGAACTCCTGGTCTTGTGGGAGGGGactggcagagagagagggctgAGCAAGTGCCTCCCACGTCAGACTAGCTTGGTAAGGGCCACACTCTGGAGCAGGCTGCCTTGGTTCAGTTTCTGCCTGTGTGACCGGCCGCTTTCTTCATCTGAGCCATAGGaatcagcacagtgcctgccttCGAGGGTGGTGGTTTGATTGCCTGCGTCATCCATGCAGAGCTCTTACTACCGTCCTGGCACGTGGTGTGAACTGAAGTGTTCACGGCTGCTGTGATCATCAAGGCCAAAATCTAGAAACACGGCACTACTTAGGATTAGGCGTCTGTAATGGACAAAGCAATTTCTTGTCAAGCTCACTCAGGTAGAAGTAGACTGCACTGCAAGGAGAAAGGGAGGACAAAGTCCTCACTTCCTCTAAATAAGTAATAGAAAAGCGTCAACAGCGTATCACTTTGAAGGTGCCTCCGACGGCCGGCCTGCCCGGGGCACCACTCCTATGACTTGGGACAGTCCGGGAGGAGGCCCCTGTGGTAGGGAGAGAGGGGCTGTAAGAGCTCGGCCAAGGGCACGGTCTCTGAGCAGAGGGCTctgtggagaggaggaggaggacatcTGTTTTCTGGGAGTAAGCGCTGGCTATGTGAAAGGGAGCAGCATGGAGGGTCAAGGCCCGGAAAGTCCCAGACTCCTCGCAAAGGGTGAGCAAGAGCTTGGGCTTTGGCCTGTTGGCAGCAGGGAGCCACGCACAGAAGGGTCTCGAGCAGTGGGGCTGTGGTCAGGCTATCCTGGGGAAATTGCACACCTCCGACCTGCCCCCTAGAGGTTCAAGGACAGCCTCATATCCTCCCCTTCCCCGCAGAAAAGGTCAAGAATAGGGTTGGGCTGGCTCCGCTTTGGTGACCCTGGTCTTCTCCTGTCTCCAGAGAGATCTTGGTGGAGGAGAGCAACGTGCAGAGGGTGGACTCGCCGGTCACAGTGAGTACCCGCTGTCCCTCCACAGCCTGGCTTGGTCTTCTAGGCACGTGGTCATTCCCGTTAATCTTGTGGGCTCCGAGGTCTACCCCTCATCCCTGAGAGCCCCATCTTCAAGGGAGCTTTGCTAGAAGAATTGGCTGTTATGGGCAGGGTCTTTGGAGTCATTGGAGGGATGCTCTTGACCAGGGCAGAAGAACTCAGTTCGGTGAGTGATGACTCCACGTGTTCCTGTGTGTTATCAGTGACTTTATTCTGGGTGCCTGGTGGGGAGtagggagaggagggggccagGGCCTCTGCAGGTCTAGCTGGAAAGAATCGGCTCCAGCTCTTGCGTCCAGAATAGTTGGCACtcagtgtggggtggggggattgggGTGGGAGAGTAGATTTTTGGCCCTGAGAAGCAGAGGCTTAGCCGAGAGAGATAAGGATCTTCTCAAGCAGTGGGTGTTTTGAAGGACAGCCCCTGGTAGCAGAGGCTTTCGGAGTGTTGAGTTCCGACCTGCTTTCTCGCTTCCAGGTATGCGGTGACATCCATGGACAATTCTATGACCTCAAGGAGCTGTTCAGAGTGAGTGTGGGGAAACAATGGGAAAGGTGACCTGGGGGTGACTGGAAGACCCCTTTAACTGAGAGTGGAAACTTTTGAGTTTGGTGAGTGGAGTGGAGACCAGAGGCCCCTAGTCAGGTGGGCCCTTTGTGAAAGAAGGGCCTCAACTTGACTGGAAATGGGCCACCACAGTGGGTCGGGGACAGTTTAGGGCCAAGCAGaaccttcttcctcccttcccaggtgGGAGGCGATGTCCCTGAGACTAACTACCTCTTCATGGGGGACTTTGTGGATCGTGGTTTCTACAGCGTTGAAACGTTCCTCCTGCTGCTGGCACTTAAGGTGGGACCCCCTGACTTCTGGACCCCAGACCTGGGCCACCGCGGGCCTGACCTGTCTGCATCCTTTCCGCCCTCGTCTCCTGCTCCATCCACCCCCACCTCTTGAGCTGTGCTGCTGCTGACGGACAGATTCTGCTTGGGTTGTCAGAGAAGCTTTCCTTGACTTGGGGACACATCTGACTGGGCCCCTGGCGGAGGGGGTCAGAGGGATGGCATTGTAGGGGAGGAAATAGAGGCTCATCCAGTTCAGAACGTGGCAAGGAGCTGAGTTCAGCTGGGTACATTATCCATTGGGGGGAGAGAGGCTGTAAGGGACCAGATGACAAAGTGCTCTAAGTGTCTCGCTAAGGGCTCGGTCTGTACCTGGTGGATGAAGGAGGGGCCATTAGGTTTGTAGTTGATGTgaggggggcaggaggtgggagaggatTCAGCTCTGCATCCTCTGGAGGAGGGACTGGGAGTGTGTGAGGTGGATGTAACACAGTTCAGGCAGTAGTGATGAGGATGGAGTGGGGCTGGCAGATGTGAGGACATCTAGGAGCACCAGACAGAGCCTCgaccccaggcctggcctggTGCCTACCTCCAGGTTCGCTATCCGGACCGCATCACCCTGATCCGGGGCAACCACGAAAGCCGTCAGATCACCCAGGTCTACGGCTTTTATGACGAGTGTCTGCGCAAGTACGGCTCCGTGACCGTGTGGCGCTACTGCACTGAGATCTTTGACTACCTCAGCCTGTCGGCCATCATCGATGGCAAGGTAGGCCCGCCACACAGCTCCCGGGGATGGGAGAGATGGAAGAGGcgctgggcctcagtctcccttcCCACCTGTCTCGCTCTCCCCTTTAGATCTTCTGTGTGCACGGGGGCCTTTCCCCCTCCATCCAGACACTGGACCAGATCCGGACAATTGACCGAAAGCAAGAGGTGCCTCATGATGGGCCCATGTGTGACCTGCTCTGGTCCGACCCCGAAGGTGAGGGCAGGAGCTCTACTCTTAGTTTAGTGAGTGACTGAGGGGGTCCTGTGGTTAAAGCAGGTGCCTTGAAGGGACAGCCCGAGCCGGTGAGTTTGGGACAGCAGAGCGGGGCTGGTCCTCACCGGCGTCCGTGCTTGACTGCCAACTGGCTGGCACCCTTGATGAGGAGGAGAACATGGGGAGCTGGGTGCTTTGAGCTGGGGGATTGGTGGGGATGTATGTCACTGCTCGGGGGCTTGCTGAGGACAAGCTCATCGGCTCCCTGAATGTGAAGGGGCTTCTGCAGAGGTCAGACTCCCAGAATGGTGGCCCCCCGAGGACCCCTCATTTTGTGGGCCTCCTCAGCTATTATGGAGCAGAGCCGAGATGAAAGCCAAGCCTCCTGATCCCCGTCTAGGGCTCTTGTGCTGTAACAGCAGCCTCcgctccctctctgccctgttCCTACCTCCCCGCCGGCTGGGCAGCCCAGGGTCACAGGTGCTGTCCTGGCGTGGTTACTGTCAGCACCTCCTTTCGCTCTTGTGTGTACCTGTTTGGACAGTAAATACATGGTCACCCTGATGGTGAGGTGGCTCAACTATCaggaaattctttcttctttggagCTTATCTGCTTCAGCATttgctgtcctgcccccaggCTCCCTCAGAATGCCTTCGGGCCCTGTGCTCTTGCTGCACAGGCCtaactgggggaggggcagggtacTCTCCTGCAAAGGGCCGAGGATAACCACTGATGCCCGGAAGACATCCCCTCGGCATCCCTACCCTCATCTGCCTCAGACACAACAGGCTGGGGCGTGAGCCCCCGTGGGGCTGGCTACCTATTTGGCAGTGACGTGGTGGCCCAGTTCAATGCAGCCAATGACATTGACATGATCTGCCGTGCCCACCAACTGGTGATGGAAGGTTACAAGTGGCACTTCAACGAGACCGTACTCACTGTGTGGTCGGCACCCAACTACTGCTACCGGTGAGCTGCCTGGGCTGGGAGGTCGAGGTGGGGATCTAGGCTGACCCGCTCCTTTAACACGTTGCTGCCCTCCGACTTCCAGCTGTGGGAatgtggcagccatcttggagCTGGATGAGCATCTCCAGAAAGATTTCATCATCTTTGAGGCCGCTCCCCAAGAGACACGGGGCATCCCCTCCAAAAAGCCCGTGGCTGACTACTTCCTGTGACCCCTTTGGCCCCTGCCCTCTCCGGCCCCTGGACCACTGTGACTCTGCCCTCTTCAGACGAAGGCTGGGGGGCTCTCCCCGGCTATGCTGTCCCCCCAAAAGAGGGCACTTCGTGGGTGAGGACTTTTCTGGAGAGGCTTGGAGCCTTGGCTCCATGCTCCTCCTCCCCGGTCTCCCCACTTGAACCATGAAGTTtccaataattttgtttttcttttttttcctttttttggtttgtttttagataaaaattttgagaagaaaaaaaaaaaaaagaaaaaaaatctaataaaagaagaaaaatggtgtTTGGGTTTGTGTCAGAATTGATTGGGGATGAGCAGCGGTGCCAGACGTCAGGACGTTGACTGCCCTGGGAGCCCAGTCCTGCCAGCAAGGTGCGGCTCAGGCCAGTCAGCTTGCCCAGAGCCTCCTGGTCCCCATCCAGGGACAGTGACCGCCCCTGAGGGCTTCCTGAGTGCTAGGTAGAGGGGCGGGTTCTCAGGCAGCcctatttaattctcagaacactGTCAAGACACTGATTCCCCCATTTtcctgaagaggaaacaggcccagagtgTTGATTCACATGCACAAGGTCAAGCAGCTGGAAATGACCAGTCTAGATTGGGGCCTGGGTCTCCTCACAGAACCTGTGCTCACACAGCCCCCCTCCGGGCCGGACACCATTAGCCCAATGCTTCCAGAACACTGATGTCTTCCGAGTTTTATTAACAAAAGATACTCTAGTCCTGAGGAGAGACCGGCGTGGCTTGCACTGGGGCGAGGGGGTAGAACTTGCTGGGCCCAAGggtgaggctgggaggtgggagtgCTGGTCCCAGGTCCCATTTGGCCAGGCAGAGCCTCCCTCCATTCACACTGAGGTGAGAGCCGGGAAGGGGAAGCTGGCCCCAGCTGGGCTCCCAGCGGCTTAGCCAGAGCTTTGAAGCCAGAGGGGGGTGGGAGTGAAATCAAAGTgtgaagtggggtgggggaggcccgAGGCAGCCATTTGGCATGGGGGATGGGACCACTGGAAGTGAGGGGGCaacaggcctgggggaggggaactgGAGGTTTGTGATGGAAGacggggagggaggcagaggggcttAGCAAAGGTTCAGTACATTGGTTTGGAGCCCACATCCAGGTAAGCCCCAGGCCCAGGGTAGGGCAGAGGGAAGGGGCCCCCTTGGAGGAAGTGCGAGGCAAAGGATGCTGCGGGTGCCGCTGCTGGGTATCCTGAGCCTGCTGGCCCGGGCTGCAGCTCTAGGAAGGCAGCTGAGTAGGGGGCTGGGCGCCCAGAGTCTGGAGCCTCGGGGAAGCTGGGGTTCCTGAAGTGCAGAGAGGTATCAGAACAGGGGAGAGGGATCCCCAGCCTGGAACAGCCCAGCCCTGTGCCCTTGTCCCACTCACCTGGTCGGAAGGTGACCAGGGGCCCCGTGGAAAGCTGCAGGGTGCAGAAGGTAGGCCTCAGCACTGGGGCCACcacagggaggagctggggccgGGGCAGCTTCCCCGGGCGCTGGGGCCTGCTCTGGATCTGACTCACGAACGTCCCCACCCAGTGTGGAATCACAGGGACCACCTGGTGCATCTGGGGAGACAGAAGGGACAGTGTGGGCTAAGGAGGATCAGCATCTCAGGCCTGGCCCCATCACCACTGGGACTACACTCACCTCCACTCCCATAGGTCGCTGTGGCTACTGGCTCTGGGCCCCGCAGTTTCCTCTTCACACGGGCGTCTCGCTCCCTGGggaatagtgatgatgatgatgatgatgatgatgatgatgatgatgatgatgatgatgatgataatggtgatggtgatggtgatgatggtaataAGAGCACTTACCAGGTGCCAGGCATTTCACCCAGGGACCCTATCAGGTAGGTGccattattatacccattttacagaagaagaaatggaaggcCAGAGAATGAAATGACTGGgaaatagcagagctgggatttattCCCCACTTAGAACTTTCTAATGGTTTCCTTTTGCATTTAGAATCCATGGAAACTCCTTCCCGAGCAACAAGGCCAGGGCATGGTCAGACCCCAGCTCACCTTGTTCACTCTGCCCATCTCCACTAGCTGCCTTTCAGCCACACTCTGGAATCCCCGTCTTCCCCTCTTCACCTGCTTTACTCCTCCTTCTTGTCTCAGTTCAAGCATAACTTCCTCAAAGGAGGCCTCCTGACTTGCCACAGCACCACACGCCCTCCCTGATAAACTTTGTCAAGAGTGATACTGTTACATTTGTTAGGGTGATCCTTGAATTAATATCTATCTCTTCTGCCTGACTCTGTCTTGAGGGCAAGGGCCAGCTCTGAAGGGGTTAGTTAGAAGCCAGTGTCCTAACGAATGAAACCTTTACAGCCCACCATAACCTGGCTACccatcacctctctctctccacacccgCCATACCGCAGGcatgctcccacctcagggccctgGCATGTTCCCAGATATCCACCTGGCTCCCTCCCATACTTCCTCCAAGTCTTTTCTCAAGCGTCCTCTTAGTGAGGCATTTCCAGGCCTCTTATCTAATAAATACCTCTCTGCAGTCCTTCTGATCctccttgcttgctttcttttctctttagaacTTATCCCTAAcatgttatataatatttatttctctcgTCTACTTGTCTACTCCACCCACTAGAGTATCAtcagttccatgagggcaggggctttgGTTTGTTCACTGTTGCATCCTCACtgcctagaactgtgcctggcacataagctGGTGCTAAATAAGTATTTGTCAAATCAGTGAGTGAATACATGTTTTTACTTACATTGTATTCCTGgcatccagcacagtgcctggcacacagtggacgattaataaacatttgatgaatgaacgagtgaatgaatgaatgatgcccACCTCTTACAGTTTCTGCCATTCTCCCGGAAGCCCTTGGCAAAGGGGTTGGCTGCGATCTTCAGTTGTGTGATCTGGGGGTGCACATCCAGAGTCAAAACTCCCACAGCCTGGGCAGGGCACGCCACCCCCTCAAGCAGGGTCACTCACCCGTGGGTTCTGGTAGGCTGTCACGGAGATGAACATGGTCTCGGGGAAGCGGAAGGAGGCAACGCCCCCCCAGTGTTGGCTGCAAAGCTGGGCGGCCCGCACCAGGTGTATGCGGGGCTGATACTTATGCATGGAGTGCAAGATCAGCTGGGAGGGAAGAAACAGGAGTGACCCCCTACCCTGGTCCCACCCCCAACCCTTATCCGGGGGTCCCAGCCTGGGCCTCACGTGGCCATGGGGGTCCAGCGTGCTGTTGGTGAGCTTGACTCGATGGAAAGACACAGGCTGCCGCATCCAGTGGGCACCGGTGGCAGGGGAGTCAGGATGAATGTAAACGCGGTCAGGCAGGCGGGGCTCTGCCTTGCCGCTGGGCTCCCAGCGCCGGCCCTGCCAGCGGTAGCGAGCCCCATCCACCGGCACCACATCCAGAAGAAACAGGTAGCGGGCCTCGGGGTCCAGGCCAGTGACTGATACTCGGCAAGCAGGGAACATGCGCCTGGACAGGGGAAGGGACGCGAGAGGCCTGGAGATACCCAGTGGCCAGGGGTGCGCACAGCACCCACAAGAGGGCATAGCCACTGGCTCACGCAGTTGTCACAGAAAATCGAGGGATGCGGAATCAGAACTCAGAGGGCAGGATCTTAGAGCTATAAGCTTGtctcatcccattttacagatgagaaacaggATCGACGGGTCAGGTGATCTGAccagagtcacacagcaggtTAGGAGCAGAGTCTGGACTCCTGACCCCGGCCCCTCAAGCTCCATCTGCAGAAGCAGGAGTGACACACTTTTCTTCTGGAAATCTTGCCAGGAGCTTTCTGCTCCCCACCCTGGTATCCTCGCTTGATCTCCAGCACCAGAATC of the Physeter macrocephalus isolate SW-GA unplaced genomic scaffold, ASM283717v5 random_326, whole genome shotgun sequence genome contains:
- the PPP4C gene encoding serine/threonine-protein phosphatase 4 catalytic subunit isoform X1, with translation MAEISDLDRQIEQLRRCELIKESEVKALCAKAREILVEESNVQRVDSPVTVCGDIHGQFYDLKELFRVGGDVPETNYLFMGDFVDRGFYSVETFLLLLALKVRYPDRITLIRGNHESRQITQVYGFYDECLRKYGSVTVWRYCTEIFDYLSLSAIIDGKIFCVHGGLSPSIQTLDQIRTIDRKQEVPHDGPMCDLLWSDPEDTTGWGVSPRGAGYLFGSDVVAQFNAANDIDMICRAHQLVMEGYKWHFNETVLTVWSAPNYCYRCGNVAAILELDEHLQKDFIIFEAAPQETRGIPSKKPVADYFL
- the PPP4C gene encoding serine/threonine-protein phosphatase 4 catalytic subunit isoform X2, coding for MGRVFGVIGGMLLTRAEELSSVCGDIHGQFYDLKELFRVGGDVPETNYLFMGDFVDRGFYSVETFLLLLALKVRYPDRITLIRGNHESRQITQVYGFYDECLRKYGSVTVWRYCTEIFDYLSLSAIIDGKIFCVHGGLSPSIQTLDQIRTIDRKQEVPHDGPMCDLLWSDPEDTTGWGVSPRGAGYLFGSDVVAQFNAANDIDMICRAHQLVMEGYKWHFNETVLTVWSAPNYCYRCGNVAAILELDEHLQKDFIIFEAAPQETRGIPSKKPVADYFL
- the TBX6 gene encoding T-box transcription factor TBX6 isoform X1, whose amino-acid sequence is MYHPRELYPSLGTGYRLGAPQPGADSSFPPALAEGYRYPDLDTPKLDCFLSGIEAAPRTLAAPPPLPPLPPTLGTEPPPPAPEGLHPLPGVSLSLENRELWKEFNCVGTEMIITKAGRRMFPACRVSVTGLDPEARYLFLLDVVPVDGARYRWQGRRWEPSGKAEPRLPDRVYIHPDSPATGAHWMRQPVSFHRVKLTNSTLDPHGHVRPRLGPPDKGWGWDQGRGSLLFLPSQLILHSMHKYQPRIHLVRAAQLCSQHWGGVASFRFPETMFISVTAYQNPRITQLKIAANPFAKGFRENGRNCKRERDARVKRKLRGPEPVATATYGSGDAPGGPCDSTLGGDVRESDPEQAPAPGEAAPAPAPPCGGPSAEAYLLHPAAFHGAPGHLPTRNPSFPEAPDSGRPAPYSAAFLELQPGPAGSGYPAAAPAASFASHFLQGGPFPLPYPGPGAYLDVGSKPMY
- the TBX6 gene encoding T-box transcription factor TBX6 isoform X2, with translation MYHPRELYPSLGTGYRLGAPQPGADSSFPPALAEGYRYPDLDTPKLDCFLSGIEAAPRTLAAPPPLPPLPPTLGTEPPPPAPEGLHPLPGVSLSLENRELWKEFNCVGTEMIITKAGRRMFPACRVSVTGLDPEARYLFLLDVVPVDGARYRWQGRRWEPSGKAEPRLPDRVYIHPDSPATGAHWMRQPVSFHRVKLTNSTLDPHGHLILHSMHKYQPRIHLVRAAQLCSQHWGGVASFRFPETMFISVTAYQNPRITQLKIAANPFAKGFRENGRNCKRERDARVKRKLRGPEPVATATYGSGDAPGGPCDSTLGGDVRESDPEQAPAPGEAAPAPAPPCGGPSAEAYLLHPAAFHGAPGHLPTRNPSFPEAPDSGRPAPYSAAFLELQPGPAGSGYPAAAPAASFASHFLQGGPFPLPYPGPGAYLDVGSKPMY